The region AAAAAGAACCGGAAACTACACCGGAAACGATTGAAGAAAAACCGGAAATCGGAGATGAAACTCCTATAGAACCTGAAAAAGAAGAAAAGGAAGAAATTGCTGCTGAAGCTTCGACGGAAATCAAGGAAGAAAAAATAGAAACAAGCGATGAAAAACTTCCTGAAATTGAGAAAGAACCTGAAAAAAAAGAAAAAAAACTTCCCGCAGCATCAAAAGAATCTACAGAATCTGAACCTGTAAAAACTGAAGAAAAAAACGAAGAGGAAGAAAAAATTGAATAATTCGTAATTTAGTATATTGCAAAGGCGACTTGATGGTCGCCTTTTTTATTAAGCGTAGTTCGGAACTTGTTCCGAGAGAAACTCATCCTGCTGTCTTTCTCTAATCTCATGAATGAGTTTATTGAAGAAATCGTGAAAGAAAACTCAAAGAGAAGGAACATAAGACAAGCAAGAAGAAAAAATAGAATCAAAAGCTCCGTCCTTCAGGGTGGGAAGTCAGTATGAAAAATAACCTCATAAGCTTTCCCGCGCAGGAATGTGGAAACGAGTAATAACAGAACTTTGGAAAAATGAGAATAATTATGATGATATTCCTGATAGGATTTATGGGATCTGGGAAAACATGGTTCGGAAAGAAATTTGCTTCAACCAAGAACCTGCCATTCTATGACCTTGATGATGAGATCGAGAAAAAACTCGGGATGAATATTCACCAAATATTCCAAAAATATGGGAAAACATATTTCCGCAAGATCGAATCCGAAATCCTGCTCGCTTGGGATAAAGAGGGAATTATTGCTACAGGTGGCGGGATCGTGGAAACTGAAGAGAACCGCAAATTCCTGCAGCAAAAGGAAATCAAAACTATCTGGCTGAATCCATCCTGGAAAACTATATTTGAAAGGATCAAATCTTCTGACCGACCACTAGTTCGCCAACTCTCCAAGCAAGAATTATTTGAGCTTTGGCAAAAGAGAGAACTACTTTATCGGGAATGTGCTGATGTTGTAAAGGTCTGATTTTATGTTATTTTCGTTCCTATTCAAAAGTAGGAATCTAAATCAATAAAAAACAGAGACACTGAATATTTTCAGTGTCCCTGCTCTGTTCCTCCTGCCTTTGACACCTGTTTAACATCTAATATGCATGAACAGGGCTTTTCAATTTTCATAATTGCGAGAATTGTCCCTACGGTTCACAACTATTTACTTTTTGGTTGAGTTTTCTGTTTTTTCTTTTATAAATAACAATTTCTTCCTATAATCCAGTAATGTCTGCTATTTTTTCCTATAAAACATACTCATACCCAACACAGATTCTTGGTCTAATAGTTTCATCATCTTCGATAATATTAAAGTTCCTTTTCACTTTGTTAAAATCCTTGAGATCACACGAACCTCGCATATTCCAGCAATTAAATCCATCTTTTAATAATTCATCGAAAACCTTTTTTCCCGCGTTTATGCTGAATTGCCAATGTCTTCCAATTTCTTTCATACCCATTCTTTCATAATATTTCTGTGCTTTTTCTTCCTGCGAATACCAGATGCTTTTATTGATCTTAAATTTTTCTTTCATGATTGCATGCGCTTTTTCAATCAACCTCTTTCCAATTTCATTTCCCCTAAAATCCCGGTGAACGCCAAACTCCCAGACAAATCCGGCAGGATTAATTTCCGCAATAATATCACTATTGATCTCGACCACAATAAAACCGACGATCTTACCATCGATCAAAGCAACAAGATCGACAACAGCTTTTTTATAAACCGGTTTTTTATGCAAAACTGTCCACCAGGCAGCAGAAT is a window of Candidatus Cloacimonadota bacterium DNA encoding:
- a CDS encoding shikimate kinase encodes the protein MRIIMMIFLIGFMGSGKTWFGKKFASTKNLPFYDLDDEIEKKLGMNIHQIFQKYGKTYFRKIESEILLAWDKEGIIATGGGIVETEENRKFLQQKEIKTIWLNPSWKTIFERIKSSDRPLVRQLSKQELFELWQKRELLYRECADVVKV